The proteins below are encoded in one region of Methanomassiliicoccus luminyensis B10:
- the mcrA gene encoding coenzyme-B sulfoethylthiotransferase subunit alpha, protein MAKEKQKMFMDSLKHKFKEDPTDQSTHYYTYGGWKQSKRKREWVEQANKIAKQRGIPMMNQDIGVPLGQRVLMPYQLSHTDIYAEGDDLHFVNNAAIQQAWDDIRRTVIVGLDTAHNVIEKRLGKEVTPETINHYLETVNHAMPGGAVVQEHMAECSPALTADCYVKVFSGDADLISQLDKRFVIDINKEFPKDQAKQLNDAVGKSLYQVVRCPTIVGRVCDGGTMSRWSAMQISMSFISSYRLAAGEAAIADFAYAAKHSSVLEMGTMMPARRARGPNEPGGIPFGFLADMVQSTRVYPDDPARAALETVALGAIIFDQIYLGSYMSGGVGFTQYATAAYTDDILEDYTYWALDLIKTKYGGLCKSKPSMDLMEKLGTEINSYALEMYERYPAAMETHFGGSQRATVAAAATGIGCAMATGNADFGVNGWYLSMLQHKERHGRLGFYGYDLQDQCGSANSFAYRSDEGLPFELRGPNYPNYAMNVGHLPGYAGIAAAPHAARGDAFAASPLIKIAFADKNLPFDFANITKEIGRGALREFVPAGERTVIIPAK, encoded by the coding sequence ATGGCTAAGGAAAAGCAGAAGATGTTCATGGACTCCTTGAAGCACAAGTTCAAGGAGGACCCGACCGACCAGAGCACCCATTACTACACCTACGGTGGCTGGAAGCAGTCCAAGAGGAAGAGGGAGTGGGTCGAGCAGGCGAACAAGATCGCCAAGCAGCGTGGCATCCCCATGATGAACCAGGACATCGGTGTCCCCCTGGGACAGCGTGTCCTGATGCCCTACCAGCTCTCTCACACCGACATATACGCTGAGGGCGATGACCTGCACTTCGTCAACAATGCCGCTATCCAGCAGGCTTGGGACGATATCCGCAGGACCGTCATCGTCGGTCTCGACACCGCCCACAACGTTATCGAGAAGAGGCTTGGCAAGGAAGTCACCCCTGAGACCATCAACCACTACCTGGAGACCGTTAACCACGCCATGCCCGGCGGCGCGGTCGTTCAGGAGCACATGGCCGAGTGCAGCCCCGCTCTGACCGCGGACTGCTACGTCAAGGTCTTCTCCGGTGACGCCGACCTGATCAGCCAGCTTGACAAGCGCTTCGTGATCGACATCAACAAGGAGTTCCCCAAGGACCAGGCCAAGCAGCTGAACGACGCTGTCGGCAAGTCCCTGTACCAGGTCGTCCGCTGCCCGACCATCGTCGGCCGCGTTTGCGACGGCGGTACCATGTCCCGGTGGAGCGCCATGCAGATCTCGATGTCCTTCATCAGCAGCTACAGGCTGGCCGCCGGTGAGGCCGCTATCGCGGACTTCGCCTATGCCGCCAAGCACTCGTCGGTCCTCGAGATGGGTACCATGATGCCCGCCAGGAGGGCCAGGGGCCCCAACGAGCCCGGTGGAATTCCCTTCGGGTTCCTCGCTGATATGGTCCAGTCCACCCGTGTCTACCCCGACGACCCTGCCAGGGCCGCTCTGGAGACCGTTGCTCTGGGTGCCATCATCTTCGACCAGATCTACCTCGGGTCCTACATGTCCGGCGGCGTCGGGTTCACCCAGTACGCTACCGCGGCCTACACCGACGACATCCTGGAGGACTACACCTACTGGGCTCTTGACCTGATCAAGACCAAGTACGGCGGGCTCTGCAAGAGCAAGCCCTCCATGGACCTGATGGAGAAGCTCGGCACCGAGATCAACTCCTACGCTCTGGAGATGTACGAGAGATACCCCGCCGCCATGGAAACCCACTTCGGTGGTTCCCAGCGTGCCACCGTCGCTGCCGCCGCCACCGGTATCGGCTGCGCGATGGCCACCGGCAACGCCGACTTCGGTGTCAACGGCTGGTATCTGTCCATGCTCCAGCACAAGGAGAGGCACGGACGCCTTGGCTTCTACGGCTACGACCTGCAGGACCAGTGCGGTTCCGCCAACTCGTTCGCCTACAGGAGCGACGAGGGCCTGCCCTTCGAGCTCAGGGGCCCCAACTACCCGAACTACGCCATGAACGTCGGTCACCTGCCCGGCTATGCCGGTATTGCAGCGGCGCCTCATGCGGCCCGCGGCGATGCGTTCGCTGCCAGCCCGCTGATCAAGATCGCCTTCGCCGACAAGAACCTGCCCTTCGACTTCGCGAACATCACGAAGGAGATCGGCCGGGGCGCTCTGCGCGAGTTCGTGCCTGCTGGTGAGAGGACCGTAATCATCCCCGCTAAGTAA
- the mcrB gene encoding coenzyme-B sulfoethylthiotransferase subunit beta: MAKYKDKIDLYDDRGKIIEKDVPLEAISPLYNPAIQKIASLAKRTIAVDLAGLEKSLKTGKVGGGYIKGKEIDAAVVSNADKVAKKVKDILKVDKDDDTDVKVLADGKKMVVIVPSLRLDSGVEYTTGFTATAAAVTQALIDIFDVDMFKANMVKGAVWGRYPQTLTFQGSNLKSILEVPQNNEGAGYALRNIMANHIVALTGKNSMNAAALSSIFEHTAMFELGDAIGPFERYHLLGLAYQGLNANNLTVDLVKANGKTGTVGTVIESLVDRAIEDKVIKVKEKLPSGYKVYTTNDFPLWNAYASTGMLAAIMVNVGAARASQGIPSTILYYNDLLEHETGLPGVDFGRAMGVSVGMSFFSHSIYGGGGPGLFHGNHVVTKHSKGFVIPVIAAGCALDAGTQMFSPEATSGLIRDTFGDIPEFKAPLKAVGKEAKKLK, from the coding sequence TTGGCGAAATACAAGGACAAAATAGACTTGTATGACGACAGGGGCAAGATCATCGAGAAGGATGTCCCCCTGGAAGCTATCAGCCCGTTATACAACCCTGCCATCCAGAAGATTGCCTCCTTGGCCAAGAGGACCATCGCCGTGGACCTGGCTGGACTTGAGAAGAGCCTCAAGACCGGCAAGGTCGGCGGTGGCTACATCAAGGGCAAGGAGATCGACGCCGCGGTTGTAAGCAACGCTGACAAGGTAGCAAAGAAGGTCAAGGACATCCTGAAGGTCGACAAGGACGACGACACCGATGTAAAGGTCCTCGCGGACGGGAAGAAGATGGTCGTTATTGTTCCATCTCTTAGGCTCGACTCCGGTGTTGAGTACACCACCGGTTTCACGGCCACCGCCGCGGCCGTGACCCAGGCCCTCATCGACATATTCGATGTGGACATGTTCAAGGCGAACATGGTGAAGGGTGCCGTCTGGGGCAGATACCCGCAGACCCTTACCTTCCAGGGTTCCAACCTCAAGTCCATCCTTGAGGTGCCGCAGAACAACGAAGGTGCTGGTTACGCTCTGAGGAACATCATGGCCAACCACATCGTCGCTCTGACCGGCAAGAACTCGATGAACGCCGCTGCTCTCTCGTCTATCTTTGAGCACACCGCTATGTTCGAGCTCGGTGACGCCATCGGGCCCTTCGAGAGGTACCACCTCTTGGGCCTGGCTTATCAGGGCCTGAACGCGAACAACCTGACCGTCGACCTCGTGAAGGCGAACGGCAAGACCGGGACCGTCGGTACCGTCATCGAGTCCCTCGTTGACCGCGCTATCGAGGACAAGGTCATCAAGGTGAAGGAAAAGCTGCCGTCCGGGTACAAGGTGTACACGACCAACGACTTCCCGCTGTGGAACGCCTATGCGTCCACCGGTATGCTCGCCGCTATCATGGTGAACGTCGGTGCTGCAAGGGCCTCCCAGGGTATCCCGTCCACCATCCTGTACTACAACGACCTGCTTGAGCACGAGACCGGACTGCCCGGTGTTGACTTCGGGCGTGCGATGGGTGTTTCCGTCGGTATGTCCTTCTTCTCGCACTCCATCTACGGTGGAGGCGGCCCCGGTCTGTTCCACGGCAACCACGTCGTGACCAAGCACTCGAAGGGATTCGTCATCCCCGTGATCGCCGCCGGCTGCGCTCTCGATGCTGGAACCCAGATGTTCTCGCCCGAGGCGACGTCCGGTCTGATCAGGGATACTTTCGGAGACATCCCCGAGTTCAAGGCGCCGTTGAAGGCTGTTGGCAAGGAGGCCAAGAAGCTGAAGTAA
- the mcrD gene encoding methyl-coenzyme M reductase operon protein D produces the protein MSTDKFEPVPLPEILIFPNRLLSAETTEKLLNRVYDVPHVRQVNISGEGVPAMVGSGPGKGLPVEHEGRKVINVKGREIELQLLVGRVFVEIDDIDVVEKAIEAIDEICQELLPFGYNLEVGRYSKYRPTVTDYKKGKR, from the coding sequence ATGAGTACTGACAAATTTGAACCGGTCCCCCTTCCCGAGATCCTGATCTTCCCGAACCGCCTGCTTTCCGCAGAGACGACGGAGAAATTATTGAACAGGGTCTACGATGTGCCGCACGTCCGGCAGGTCAACATCAGCGGCGAGGGGGTCCCCGCCATGGTGGGGTCCGGCCCGGGGAAAGGTCTCCCCGTCGAGCACGAGGGACGAAAGGTCATCAACGTGAAAGGCCGGGAGATCGAGCTCCAGTTGCTCGTAGGCAGGGTGTTCGTCGAGATCGACGACATCGACGTGGTCGAGAAGGCCATTGAGGCCATCGACGAGATCTGCCAGGAGCTGTTGCCGTTCGGCTACAATCTGGAGGTCGGAAGGTACTCCAAATATAGGCCAACAGTCACCGATTATAAGAAAGGCAAGAGGTAA
- a CDS encoding TfuA-like protein encodes MGIIDGVILSDAAVGHREILDVMRSGITVIGGGSMGALRGAELKDFGMIGVGSVYEEYASGRVEGDDEVLLAYDPSTHAPLSVPLINLRLNLRKAVEHGVLDAGKAEGILRDLKRQFYPVRSYDLMLDIARRTLPEEESARFEKFEKTQFEDFKKKDALLVLMAVKKMDQK; translated from the coding sequence GTGGGCATTATCGACGGCGTCATCCTCAGCGATGCCGCGGTGGGCCACCGCGAGATACTGGACGTGATGAGGTCCGGGATCACCGTCATCGGCGGGGGCAGCATGGGAGCGCTGCGGGGGGCCGAGCTGAAGGACTTCGGGATGATCGGCGTCGGGAGCGTGTACGAGGAGTACGCGAGCGGCCGTGTGGAGGGTGACGACGAGGTCCTCCTGGCCTATGATCCATCCACCCACGCCCCCCTGTCCGTTCCCCTGATCAACCTGCGGCTGAACCTCCGGAAGGCCGTGGAGCACGGCGTTCTCGACGCGGGCAAGGCCGAGGGTATATTGAGAGATCTCAAGCGGCAGTTCTACCCGGTGAGAAGCTATGATCTCATGCTCGATATCGCCAGGCGGACCCTGCCGGAGGAGGAGTCCGCGAGGTTCGAAAAATTCGAGAAAACTCAATTCGAGGACTTCAAGAAAAAAGACGCATTATTGGTCTTAATGGCCGTTAAGAAAATGGACCAAAAATGA
- the mcrG gene encoding coenzyme-B sulfoethylthiotransferase subunit gamma: protein MAYTRQFYPGKSQVAENRRRYMDPSKKLKKLRDVAQDDVVRIMGHRSPGEDYKSIHPPLEEGNEPDDLIRKLVTPIEGAKKGDRIRYIQFADSVYFAPMTPYMRAWMYMSRLRGFDTGTLSGRQIIEMRERDLEKVAKELIDNETFDPARCGIRGATVHGHACRLDENGMMFDAWQRYRWNAKKGEVEYVKDQVAIPLDKPISVGKPIAEADLKKMTAIFRSDGIDMRDDPEVMATQLRIHRLRTLCGYQAYALKGE from the coding sequence ATGGCATACACTAGACAGTTCTACCCTGGAAAGAGCCAGGTAGCCGAGAACAGGCGCCGCTACATGGACCCGTCCAAGAAGCTGAAGAAGCTCAGGGACGTTGCCCAGGACGACGTCGTCAGGATCATGGGCCACAGGTCCCCCGGTGAGGATTACAAGTCTATCCACCCCCCACTGGAAGAGGGCAACGAGCCCGATGACCTGATCAGGAAGCTGGTCACCCCCATAGAGGGAGCCAAGAAGGGCGACAGGATCAGGTACATTCAGTTCGCTGACTCCGTGTACTTCGCCCCCATGACCCCCTACATGAGGGCCTGGATGTATATGTCCAGGCTGCGCGGCTTCGACACCGGTACCCTCTCTGGAAGGCAGATCATCGAAATGAGGGAGAGGGACCTGGAGAAGGTCGCCAAGGAGCTGATCGACAACGAGACCTTTGATCCCGCCAGGTGCGGCATCAGGGGCGCCACCGTGCACGGGCACGCCTGCAGGCTGGACGAGAACGGAATGATGTTCGATGCCTGGCAGAGGTACCGCTGGAACGCCAAGAAGGGAGAGGTCGAGTACGTGAAGGACCAGGTCGCTATCCCACTGGACAAGCCCATCTCCGTGGGCAAGCCCATCGCCGAAGCTGACCTCAAGAAGATGACCGCCATCTTCAGGTCTGACGGCATTGACATGAGGGACGACCCCGAGGTCATGGCCACCCAGCTGAGGATCCACAGGCTTAGGACCCTCTGTGGTTACCAGGCCTACGCTCTGAAGGGAGAGTAA
- a CDS encoding DUF2098 domain-containing protein produces the protein MQVGDVVRYRHTGTVGKIVDISEEEKVTWMHLDTTNLLYDSTTLDPASEEDYRGAAEREKGVRDSLEDIERLREEAEQMAEKISRITPSGAG, from the coding sequence ATGCAAGTAGGCGACGTCGTTAGGTACAGACACACCGGGACGGTGGGCAAGATAGTGGACATCAGCGAGGAGGAAAAGGTGACCTGGATGCACCTGGACACTACCAACCTCCTCTACGATTCCACCACCCTTGACCCGGCGTCCGAGGAGGACTACCGCGGTGCCGCCGAACGCGAGAAGGGCGTGAGGGATTCCCTCGAGGACATCGAGCGTCTCCGCGAGGAGGCGGAACAGATGGCCGAGAAGATCTCCCGCATCACCCCTTCCGGCGCGGGATGA